CTCTGATCTGAGGGTCCGACCTCTGGGTCACTCTGCCACGATGGGGGTCTGccagagaaggaagggaaagagttGGGCCCACATCAGGCAGATGCCCGCAGTCACTGCTCCTTTGCCTGTGCCATTTCCAGGGACTGGTTGGAGCTGAGGGCAAGAGGGACAGGccagagggtgggcaggcctgGCAGGGCAGTCCCTAGGCGGGCACTGTGCTTGTGCCTGGTGCCTTGTGAGGTGGGAGGAGAAAAGCCAACCTCTTAGAGAGTCGGATCCCCATGGTGAGCATTTCCGTCATGAACGGCTCTTGTTTGAGGCACCGCGGGCATCGGAAGTCAATGCCAGCGTGCAGAGCCAGTCTCTGGATGCAGTGCCGGTGGAAGCGGGCGTCTTGGCACGCGGGACACGCCATGGTTTTGTAGGAGATGTTGTCTTCCACCGTGTCCAGGCAGATGGTGCAGGTGTTGTCCTGGCTTGGACGTGGCCGCAGTGCCTGCTGTGGGCGGTGCTCCCAGCAGAAGGACCTGTGAGGAAGATGGGGGagatgagtgagggaagggtgAAGTGCAGAGTCCTTGGGCCGTGCTGGCAGTGTGGGTGCAGGAGGTGTgagggagccccagcccctgtgtgGGTTCTGTCGCTGTGTGTGGCACGTTGCTGGCAACCATGGGTTCCCGCCTTATGCATTCACTCAGATGTAAAGGGCTTGGAGAGAAAAGCAGGCGTTCCGAGggtgagggtgggcagcccttACCTGTAGGCCCCGAAGTACTGGGTGACACATTGTCCgtctggggcacagggcaggtggaagGTGCGGTCGCAGCCCGTCTGGCAGCAGGTGATGGTGGCCCCCATCTTGCAGCAGATGAAGCAGGTCTGgaaagagcagagccagccccgtGAATGTCAGGACTGGAGATTTGTGGTCTCTTTGCATCTCCAGACAGTGAGTGGGATGtgggcagagccagctcagagccccagagccacgTGCACCCGAGGCCCCTGCATGTGCCAGGCCTGGGGCTTCtttgctggggagcaggaggagctggcgaagcctctcctggtgcaaagctgcctgctcctgctgccaggtcATCCCCACCTTGTTGGCTGCTTCCCTGATGATGCGCCTGGTGTCCCCAACGAGAAAGTGTCCAGTGTCCTCGCGTGGGTAAAGCCCAGTGGCGAGGATCTGCAAGGCAGGGAAGGCCGGGAGCTTGTTAGGTCAGGGAGGCAGGGCCCTTGTGGGCTGAAAGCTGGAGGGAGCCCCAAGAGAATTCACCTGGCAGTAGGTGTGGACACAGAGCTTGAACTTCATTCTCTTGTCCCCACAGATGTCGTTGTCCTGGGTGTGGTGGCACAGCATGCAGGCTGCAGAGACAGAGCAAGTGCCCCAGGCATGAGCAggtctgtggggctgggcaagtGTCCATGCAGGAtcagccccagggccctgcagggtctgtgctgtgctggctgaagGGCAGAGCAGGTCAGGCGTGGCTGCCTCAGCAagtgcccagagctcagcccagtgtgggagctcctgcctgggccTGGCATGGTTGTTGGCTCCTCACTGAGTTCCTTGCAAGGCCgtgtgccagtgccaggaagctgtggggagggaggcTTCTGCTGTcacctttttccttggggacagtTTCTGGCCGTGCCCTCTTGGATCCTGAGGAGGTTGATGGTGAGCGGCTGGAGCGTCTCTTGCGCTGCCCTGCTGGCATTTCTCCTCTTCACACTGTGCACTAATCCTAAGTCAGGGGAGAGATGTGTGTGAGCTgtgtcagaggcagcagaagccTCTGACTTACCCCGATGCCTGAGCAGCCTCAGGCAAGCTCCTTCTCCACGAGCTCTCCTCGACTCTGAGGGTGGTGTTGATGTGCAGGCGTTTTTTGTGCCTTTGGCTCCGGTGATGATGTCACTGGGGCCACTGTGACATGGGCAGCACTGATATGTGGTGATGGGCGATGGTGGTGCCATGCCCATCGCAAGTGGTGATGTTGCAGTAGTGGCTTCTTTGGAGGGGATGGGATTAACTTCTGCTGGGAGtaaaatttgtatttgtgaCCAAATGAATGTGggtgagccagggctgtgtgaggcaTGGCTGAGCAGGGGTGGTGCAGCCTGTcgtgctgctgagccccagctctccAGGGAGCAGGCTGGTGGCAACATCtgctggcaggggacacaggTGGGCCAGCAGATCCCcggctggcagggagaggccagagCTGAGACCAAGTCTGCTGGGTGCGGGATGGTTCCCCCGGCAAGGGAACTCCTGTGTGGGTGCGGGCAGGTCACTCCTTGGTGGGTGCTGGAGGAGCGGCTCCTCGCCGTCCACCGTGAGCACAGTCGTGGATGGATATGGATGGCGCGACCGGGGTGAAGGAGGACCCGAGGCACTGGGGCAAACCCAACTGAGTTTATCTGGGGGAAGCCCGAGGGTCCAAGGAGGGAGGGAATCGGGACTACAAGAGCAGTTGAAGTGAGCCGGTGTCAGGGGTGAGCTGGTGGCCCGAAGCGGGATGGCAGGGGGTTTATAAAGGGGAAAGTGTAGGCAGGGTCGAGGTACAAATCAAGCAGTGGGGAGAGGGCTCAGAGGAGAGGACAATGTTGGGTGATGGGGGGCACACCTCTGAGGATTTGGGGAGAGGGTGGTGTGGTTAGAGAGTCTGGTGGGGGAGCGAGGAAGAGGGAATATTCCAGAAGGGAGGGAGTGGACTAGAGGTGATTGATGTTCATACAGTAGAATCctcccagggctcctctgccccatcttccctttcccctcctcccacAGGAAtgtggtgccagccctggggacgtAGACCTGTGTATGTTACACTGAGAGAAGCTTGGAGGAAGTTTGAAGAAAATGACTGGGAAATACATATGAGTTCTCTTAGtgtaaaaaaaactttatttttttgtgtatgtCTATTTATCTATGTATTTATGTATCTATAATCtgtctatctgtctatctatctatctttgtaactatatatctatctatctaacTATCTATATCTATTTATCTTATGTGTTTATGTTTCATTGATGGGTAAGGGTGATGGGGGTGTAGACAGGCTGACATTTGGTGCTGCTGTGTACTTGTGGCCGGCTGTAGGGCTTTTTTGCCCGCCGTTGTTGCTGCCAGACGTGTCTCATGCGGATTGGCCCAGGCTGGGAGCGGTTGTCCGTCGTGGATCCGTGGAAGATCCATGGAGGCCTGTATGGACGTTGTGGCCGTGGTGCTGGACTGTTGGCAGCCAAAGTGCCCTCAGACAGCCCCGGCAGTGGCTGTGTGgaagtgctggggctgctttcATCAGCACTCTGGGCTGGCCCAGTGTCAATCCTGCGGCGTTTTGCGGGTGGGCCGTATGATACCGCTGAGGCACTGTCTTTCTTCGGATAGCCACGTTTGAAGGCACACCGAGGGCAAGAGGAAGAGCTGGTGGTCTTGGCAGGACACTtgccctgggagagctgtgatGCTGCCTGGCTGGAAGTGCTGGGTTTGCAGGTGTCAGCACTGTGGGCTGGCCCATCCTGGATCGTGCAGGGTTCTGCAGGAGGGCTATGCGTTGCCCCTGACTGTATTTGTTCCTCAGTGTCGCCATGTTTTAAGGCCTGCTGAgggctgatggagcagctgctcttgAGGAGCACCGTGTCCTGGGACAGTGTCAGCAGTTCTGGGCTCGAGGTTTTGGTGTCCACAAGGTCTGATTTGCCAGTGGAACCTGCAAAGAGGGGCAGGCAGAAGGAAGGTTGTAAGGAcagtccccaggctgcaggcaggagaggccGCTGTGGTATCCAGTGCCCTCCTGGAGCCAAGCTGTGTGCTGAGGGCCCTGGTGCCAGGCCCATCGTGGTCCCTGTGTGGATTGCATAGTGCTGAATGCTTTGTTGCCTACCAGTGTCGGTGGCAGCACAGGTGCTGCACTCCCAGGAGCAGGTGCTGTTCCCCAAAGAGGAGCAGAGTCGGTGGATGCCCTCAGCAgcgcaggagctgcagagccgcAGTTGCCAGGGTCTGGAGGAGCAAGGAGGTGGTGAGGACAAAGTGTCAGAGCAGGGAGTGCCTGGCAGAGCCCTTGTGCGTAATTGTACatccctgtggctgtggggagaCAGATCCCCCTCAGCTGGCTGCATTGCTGCTTTGGCAGCTTACCCGTGTGCCTCCGTGTGCTCCCTGCCACCTGGACAAAGGCACGTTGTGGCATCGCAGCGGCCATGCCTCTGATCTGAGGGTCCGACCTCTGGGTCACTCTGCCACGATGGGGGTCTGccagagaaggaagggaaagagttGGGCCCACATCAGGCAGATGCCCGCAGTCACTGCTCCTTTGCCTGTGCCATTTCCAGGGACTGGTTGGAGCTGAGGGCAAGAGGGACAGGccagagggtgggcaggcctgGCAGGGCAGTCCCTAGGCGGGCACTGTGCTTGTGCCTGGTGCCTTGTGAGGTGGGAGGAGAAAAGCCAACCTCTTAGAGAGTCGGATCCCCATGGTGAGCATTTCCGTCATGAACGGCTCTTGTTTGAGGCACCGCGGGCATCGGAAGTCAATGCCAGCGT
This genomic interval from Ammospiza nelsoni isolate bAmmNel1 chromosome 8, bAmmNel1.pri, whole genome shotgun sequence contains the following:
- the LOC132076135 gene encoding LOW QUALITY PROTEIN: PHD finger protein 7-like (The sequence of the model RefSeq protein was modified relative to this genomic sequence to represent the inferred CDS: inserted 1 base in 1 codon; deleted 3 bases in 2 codons); the encoded protein is MQGPRVHVALXALSWLCPHPTHCLEMQRDHKSPVLTFTGLACSFQTCFICCKMGATITCCQTGCDRTFHLPCAPDGQCVTQYFGAYRSFCWEHRPQQALRPRPSQDNTCTICLDTVEDNISYKTMACPACQDARFHRHCIQRLALHAGIDFRCPRCLKQEPFMTEMLTMGIRLSKRPPSWQSDPEVGPSDQRHGRCDATTCLCPGGREHTEAHGPWQLRLCSSCAAEGIHRLCSSLGNSTCSWECSTCAATDTGRQQSIQHYAIHTGTTMGLAPGPSAQLGSRRALDTTAASPACSLGTVLTTFLLPAPLCRFHWQIRPCGHQNLEPRTADTVPGHGAPQEQLLHQPSAGLKTWRH
- the LOC132076132 gene encoding LOW QUALITY PROTEIN: PHD finger protein 7-like (The sequence of the model RefSeq protein was modified relative to this genomic sequence to represent the inferred CDS: inserted 1 base in 1 codon; deleted 3 bases in 2 codons): MQGPRVHVALXALSWLCPHPTHCLEMQRDHKSPVLTFTGLACSFQTCFICCKMGATITCCQTGCDRTFHLPCAPDGQCVTQYFGAYRSFCWEHRPQQALRPRPSQDNTCTICLDTVEDNISYKTMACPACQDARFHRHCIQRLALHAGIDFRCPRCLKQEPFMTEMLTMGIRLSKRPPSWQSDPEVGPSDQRHGRCDATTCLCPGGREHTEAHGPWQLRLCSSCAAEGIHRLCSSLGNSTCSWECSTCAATDTGRQQSIQHYAIHTGTTMGLAPGPSAQLGSRRALDTTAASPACSLGTVLTTFLLPAPLCRFHWQIRPCGHQNLEHRTADTVPGHGAPQEQLLHQPSAGLKTWRH